One Kitasatospora sp. MAP12-44 DNA segment encodes these proteins:
- a CDS encoding restriction endonuclease fold toxin-2 domain-containing protein: protein MIDAKNVRKQGCSPRSLNGIQENAFNTNLLLGKDNSELSRYQAAIENPDNHAQYLEIDTPDQATMGYWQYLLAANHVTKSNVRYVP from the coding sequence ATCATCGACGCCAAGAACGTCCGCAAGCAGGGCTGCAGCCCGCGCAGCCTCAACGGCATCCAGGAGAACGCCTTCAACACCAACCTGCTGCTGGGCAAGGACAACAGTGAGCTGAGCCGCTACCAGGCGGCCATCGAAAACCCCGACAACCACGCCCAGTACCTGGAGATCGACACCCCCGACCAGGCGACCATGGGCTACTGGCAGTACCTGCTGGCCGCCAACCACGTCACCAAGAGCAACGTGCGCTACGTTCCCTGA